The following proteins come from a genomic window of Neptunomonas concharum:
- a CDS encoding sulfotransferase family 2 domain-containing protein translates to MQKLHFLHIGKTGGTAIKHALSQLQSNTVEVILHSHQTSIKDIPEGENFILSVRNPIQRFISAFYSRKRKGRPKYNNEWNSVEVQVFTTFETPNDLAEALASINDTPEKKLAITAMQQIEHFKTMEKWYIDINLFEERKTDLYHVCHQENLFSDFEELKIKLKSPYIALPEDDINAHRNPKDINKYISCKGEKALKSWYKKDLDFISHLKKNF, encoded by the coding sequence ATGCAAAAATTACACTTTTTACACATAGGCAAAACAGGTGGAACAGCAATAAAGCACGCTTTATCCCAATTACAAAGCAATACAGTGGAGGTAATACTACACAGTCATCAAACATCCATAAAGGACATCCCCGAGGGCGAAAATTTCATTCTAAGTGTACGAAACCCTATACAACGCTTTATAAGCGCTTTCTATAGTAGAAAACGCAAGGGAAGACCAAAATATAATAATGAGTGGAATTCCGTAGAAGTACAAGTGTTTACAACATTTGAAACACCAAACGATCTAGCAGAAGCTTTAGCATCAATTAATGACACTCCCGAGAAGAAATTAGCAATTACGGCCATGCAACAGATCGAACACTTTAAAACGATGGAGAAGTGGTATATAGATATAAATCTTTTCGAAGAAAGAAAAACAGACTTATATCATGTATGTCATCAAGAAAACTTATTTTCTGATTTCGAGGAGCTCAAAATAAAATTAAAATCCCCATATATTGCTCTGCCAGAAGATGATATAAACGCACACAGAAACCCAAAAGATATAAATAAATATATAAGCTGTAAAGGGGAAAAAGCTCTTAAAAGCTGGTATAAAAAAGATTTAGATTTTATAAGCCACCTTAAAAAAAATTTTTAA
- a CDS encoding GSCFA domain-containing protein yields the protein MIRKKNPYQNLSEASFWKVAISDKNMFDIGNLWSPKFIIEPHHRVSTFGSCFAQYFGASLKAHGFNWFITEPAPLGLSDTNKKKFGYDLFTCRTGNIYTTSLLKQWVNWALEKSDFPSEYWEYEGRFYDPFRPNIEPLGFCSIEEMFSSREQAIKSFGKAIKESDIIVFTLGLTESWFNKELGYEYPMCPGTIAGVYDEQSHIFMNQQFEFVRRNLSEAIDSIQHVNKKARFILTVSPVPLTATKSESHVLVATMESKSILRAVAGQLSKNRPSVDYFPSYEIINGTPFKGIFFESNQRSVSKVGVSYVMDTFFTSLDKNLNVSQNTIFHEKTDAATNLTELDDSMCDEELLAAFTGTKK from the coding sequence ATGATTCGTAAAAAAAATCCATATCAGAATCTATCAGAGGCTTCTTTTTGGAAAGTCGCCATTTCTGACAAAAATATGTTTGATATTGGTAATCTCTGGTCACCTAAATTTATTATAGAGCCGCATCACCGAGTATCGACATTTGGGTCATGTTTTGCTCAGTATTTCGGGGCCTCCTTAAAAGCTCATGGTTTTAATTGGTTTATTACGGAGCCAGCCCCACTTGGGTTATCAGATACTAATAAAAAGAAATTCGGTTATGATCTCTTCACTTGTCGTACGGGTAATATATATACTACATCTCTTTTGAAACAGTGGGTTAATTGGGCTTTAGAAAAAAGTGACTTTCCTTCTGAATACTGGGAGTATGAAGGTCGTTTTTACGACCCTTTTCGTCCTAATATTGAACCTCTAGGTTTTTGTTCTATCGAAGAGATGTTTTCATCCCGTGAGCAAGCAATAAAGTCATTTGGAAAAGCTATTAAGGAATCCGATATTATCGTTTTCACACTAGGTTTGACTGAAAGTTGGTTCAATAAAGAGCTTGGCTATGAATACCCTATGTGCCCAGGTACGATAGCAGGAGTTTATGATGAGCAGAGTCATATATTTATGAATCAGCAGTTTGAGTTTGTACGCCGTAACTTATCTGAAGCTATTGATTCTATCCAGCATGTTAATAAAAAAGCTCGCTTTATTTTAACTGTATCTCCTGTTCCTCTCACCGCAACAAAATCTGAAAGCCATGTTCTTGTTGCTACAATGGAATCGAAGTCTATTTTGCGTGCTGTTGCTGGGCAGTTATCTAAAAACAGACCTTCCGTAGACTATTTTCCATCATATGAAATAATTAATGGAACCCCATTTAAGGGTATATTTTTTGAGAGTAATCAGCGATCTGTTAGTAAAGTTGGTGTTAGTTATGTGATGGATACTTTTTTTACTTCTTTAGATAAAAACCTTAATGTCTCTCAAAATACAATTTTTCATGAAAAAACAGATGCTGCCACTAATCTTACTGAGCTAGATGATTCGATGTGTGACGAAGAGCTCTTAGCTGCATTCACAGGTACAAAAAAATGA
- a CDS encoding glycosyltransferase family 2 protein, whose amino-acid sequence MKEIVKRTAELAKLLKREKPVVGYIEKLDHYSIEGWVIHLQKGVVNIRLTYNNESFELTPQWHQRDDVAEKYGPEYLQAGFSCELPEKISTELKLKEVLPEQLKIIVSDVSLEIVGRMPQPEKVFIDKPIDDKNSLTQHSAIESLGEGRKSNNLIAEENDKLWTLLPQRAKKYQESLIINEDTKKPLLYVNDVWLFSIFGTLVTTKDKNEIEQLLEVKLDNQVKDWKIFINKVISLGTEFAYGVEIEIPGYIWQDIKSNELKINLSFREVKDQSINLSILENDCIDWLETEANWPEGQDGQYNLLLALEHLRYSNFYEKLTLKAKSFFNQYAESMSLSEFLHANHSSVQPLKLEGVSVDVKTRALWSAQKILNKQLLKDNNNLHEEIEIIIKNKKLVGDVKSNFIKSIIPLLAKEQSLHSLNRVHDLKTYYSLAQSDNAWEITIAIAVLIAEKQTNRAIEAMWKLSKMTSAGWLNTECLWFAITQINQLEIEGQATQEQSQRMRYAFLAVLEDFKGEWFSRLHDKMLHKAMIALLQHLPLMTDYKKTDVIKAAIKHYGLSPDFWQFYTDTNINIDDSLFQQAQNQWKVIHQQFNSLNQSASNPTELVKALRFFQKNHNPEAVIFMRELAASLMQNAGADQAVLIELIEDLSQEQDFELVRYVAHPLIQPATEQKLIEKHKTQIYHALRLNTERTSSVTYQAQKTAAQAMRHQASIEQSVVALNNWPAMFLSIDVLVNELLKQPQDIESKLIKLDDVMQHVIAQSKASFYLPAPVCTALSNLSQTKNLHIQNWLAGIKTTLDLKFGEIHNTLFEVKLKKYDITEPGWPQDTLVVIYSCRAYLDTRIKAIRETWVKDLKARAIPYVILVGDGSDEIEGDVLALNVSDTYEDLPQKSLKLFEWVYKNTNAQYVLKIDDDCYLDVDKYFDTLSYRKHHYYGRVIHRPVGGMDRAWHHSKSKTLRAQNAIDKSPEPSVYCDGGGGYTLSRCAMASLGANANTPQGKRLIANSFMEDKLIGDLLSFSYFEPSNEDYECYQRRRTFNTALPVGMYENTFYPSNLTPSRVTHLDTDKDQTLVEEKHIKTELWPKKIWPSCWDISIKGNSNQLELLTDLSKASTLLNNDFFVISVMRNEIIMIKHFLEHYRKLGVKVFIIADNCSDDGTREYLYEQEDVILYSSDTQYKYSHYGVAWQQSILANYCLNKWVLVADADELLVYPDDDKVSIQDFVSISESLGVDCIRTDMIDMYPYGDLNKADFVKEKPFDAANWFDSTPLTEWHIGSGRFSNRSSHVSSLRHRIDPDSEPNAFTSQKYALFKYKPWLRLSQGIHDISGAIVSETPIAFAHFKYHAGFKKKIEDEIARAQHYDGAKEYKRYSAMLAEGSGNFGNKAVSKMYVTFDDLRK is encoded by the coding sequence ATGAAAGAAATAGTTAAAAGAACGGCAGAATTGGCTAAGTTACTCAAAAGAGAGAAGCCGGTAGTCGGATATATTGAAAAACTTGATCACTACTCTATTGAAGGCTGGGTTATTCACTTGCAAAAGGGAGTGGTCAATATAAGGCTAACCTATAACAATGAGTCGTTTGAGTTAACCCCACAATGGCACCAGCGCGATGATGTGGCTGAAAAGTATGGCCCTGAATATTTACAAGCAGGTTTTTCATGTGAATTACCTGAAAAAATAAGCACAGAGTTAAAGCTAAAAGAAGTGCTGCCAGAACAATTGAAGATCATAGTATCCGATGTAAGTCTCGAAATTGTAGGGAGAATGCCACAGCCAGAAAAGGTATTTATTGATAAGCCAATTGATGATAAGAACAGCTTAACCCAGCACAGTGCTATAGAGTCTCTAGGTGAAGGCAGAAAAAGTAATAACTTAATTGCTGAAGAAAATGACAAGCTTTGGACGCTGTTACCACAGCGTGCGAAAAAATATCAAGAAAGTCTCATCATAAATGAAGATACAAAAAAGCCTCTGCTTTATGTAAATGATGTCTGGTTATTCTCTATTTTTGGAACCCTGGTTACAACGAAAGATAAAAATGAGATAGAACAATTATTAGAAGTAAAACTGGATAACCAAGTAAAAGACTGGAAAATATTTATTAATAAAGTTATTTCATTAGGAACGGAATTTGCTTATGGTGTCGAGATAGAAATCCCAGGCTATATATGGCAAGATATAAAATCTAATGAATTAAAAATTAATTTAAGCTTTAGAGAAGTTAAAGATCAGTCTATAAACTTGTCTATTTTAGAGAATGATTGTATAGATTGGTTGGAAACTGAAGCAAATTGGCCTGAAGGTCAGGATGGGCAATATAATTTACTCTTAGCATTAGAACACCTGCGCTATTCAAATTTTTATGAAAAACTGACATTAAAGGCTAAGTCTTTTTTTAATCAATATGCAGAAAGCATGAGTTTGTCTGAGTTTTTACATGCTAATCATTCATCAGTTCAGCCTTTAAAGTTAGAAGGGGTAAGTGTTGATGTTAAAACGCGTGCACTTTGGAGTGCGCAGAAAATATTGAATAAACAGCTTTTGAAAGACAATAATAATCTCCATGAAGAAATAGAAATTATTATAAAAAATAAAAAGCTAGTAGGCGATGTTAAGTCAAATTTTATAAAGTCAATTATCCCGTTGTTGGCGAAAGAGCAATCGTTGCATAGCTTAAATCGCGTACATGACCTTAAAACTTATTATAGTTTAGCTCAATCTGATAATGCCTGGGAAATTACTATCGCCATTGCTGTTTTGATTGCTGAGAAGCAGACCAATCGTGCGATTGAAGCGATGTGGAAACTGAGTAAAATGACCAGTGCCGGTTGGTTAAATACCGAGTGTTTATGGTTTGCTATTACGCAAATTAATCAGTTAGAGATTGAAGGTCAGGCAACGCAGGAGCAGTCGCAACGTATGCGTTACGCCTTTCTTGCGGTTTTAGAAGACTTTAAAGGTGAATGGTTTTCGCGTTTACACGATAAAATGCTGCATAAAGCAATGATTGCCTTACTACAGCATTTACCTTTAATGACTGACTATAAAAAGACGGATGTTATAAAGGCTGCAATAAAACACTACGGTCTTTCTCCAGATTTTTGGCAATTTTATACAGATACGAACATCAATATTGACGATTCGCTTTTCCAGCAAGCTCAGAATCAATGGAAAGTTATCCATCAACAGTTTAATTCCCTAAATCAATCGGCTAGTAACCCGACTGAGCTAGTTAAAGCACTAAGGTTTTTCCAGAAAAATCATAACCCAGAAGCTGTAATCTTTATGCGTGAGTTAGCGGCAAGCCTCATGCAAAATGCTGGGGCAGACCAAGCAGTGTTGATTGAACTCATAGAAGACTTATCACAAGAACAAGATTTTGAATTGGTACGCTATGTTGCACATCCGCTCATTCAACCTGCCACTGAACAAAAACTGATAGAAAAGCATAAAACTCAAATCTACCATGCCTTGAGGCTAAATACCGAACGGACCTCTAGCGTTACCTACCAGGCTCAAAAAACGGCCGCACAAGCTATGAGACACCAAGCATCTATTGAGCAGAGCGTTGTCGCATTGAATAATTGGCCTGCTATGTTTTTAAGTATAGATGTGTTAGTTAATGAACTGCTGAAGCAGCCGCAAGATATTGAGTCTAAACTTATAAAACTAGACGATGTCATGCAGCATGTGATTGCTCAGTCCAAAGCTAGCTTTTATCTTCCTGCACCAGTATGTACAGCGCTTTCGAATTTAAGCCAAACGAAAAACCTCCATATCCAAAACTGGCTAGCGGGCATTAAAACAACACTTGACCTAAAGTTTGGTGAAATACACAACACATTGTTTGAAGTTAAGCTGAAAAAATACGATATCACTGAACCTGGGTGGCCACAGGACACTCTGGTGGTTATTTACTCCTGTAGAGCCTATCTTGACACCCGTATAAAAGCGATTCGCGAGACTTGGGTAAAAGATCTTAAGGCACGGGCTATCCCCTATGTCATCCTCGTTGGCGATGGCAGTGACGAAATCGAAGGTGATGTATTGGCACTTAATGTATCCGATACCTACGAAGATCTACCGCAGAAGTCGCTCAAATTGTTTGAATGGGTCTATAAGAATACCAACGCCCAGTATGTTTTAAAAATCGATGATGACTGTTACCTTGATGTGGATAAATACTTTGATACATTAAGCTATCGCAAGCACCACTATTACGGTAGGGTAATACATAGACCAGTAGGGGGTATGGATCGTGCGTGGCATCATAGCAAGTCGAAAACCCTGCGCGCGCAAAATGCCATTGATAAGTCCCCAGAACCTTCGGTTTACTGTGACGGAGGTGGAGGTTATACCTTATCGCGTTGCGCAATGGCATCATTGGGTGCTAATGCTAATACCCCGCAAGGCAAACGTCTGATTGCGAACTCTTTTATGGAAGATAAGTTAATCGGAGATCTGTTGTCCTTCTCTTACTTCGAGCCGAGTAATGAAGATTACGAGTGTTATCAACGTCGACGCACGTTTAACACTGCTCTGCCTGTAGGGATGTATGAAAATACTTTCTACCCTTCAAATCTTACACCTTCTAGAGTCACGCACTTAGATACGGATAAAGATCAGACTCTGGTCGAAGAAAAACACATTAAAACTGAGCTGTGGCCGAAAAAAATATGGCCATCTTGTTGGGACATTTCTATTAAAGGGAATTCTAATCAGCTTGAGCTATTAACAGACCTCTCTAAGGCAAGCACTCTATTAAATAATGATTTCTTTGTGATTTCTGTTATGCGCAATGAAATTATTATGATTAAACATTTCCTAGAACATTATAGAAAACTCGGTGTAAAGGTTTTTATCATAGCTGACAACTGTTCTGATGATGGAACTCGAGAGTATCTATATGAGCAGGAAGATGTAATTCTTTATTCGTCAGATACACAATATAAATATTCCCATTATGGCGTTGCATGGCAGCAGTCAATTCTGGCTAATTATTGTCTAAATAAGTGGGTGTTGGTGGCTGATGCAGATGAATTATTGGTTTACCCAGACGATGATAAAGTCAGTATACAAGACTTTGTATCAATTTCTGAAAGCCTAGGAGTAGATTGTATTCGCACCGATATGATAGACATGTATCCATATGGTGATCTTAATAAGGCCGATTTTGTAAAAGAAAAACCATTTGATGCCGCTAATTGGTTTGATTCAACTCCTCTGACCGAATGGCATATAGGTAGCGGAAGGTTTTCAAATCGTTCCAGTCACGTAAGTAGCCTACGACACAGAATAGATCCAGATTCAGAACCTAATGCGTTTACATCTCAGAAGTATGCGCTGTTTAAATATAAACCTTGGCTAAGATTATCCCAAGGCATACATGATATCAGCGGTGCAATTGTATCTGAAACCCCCATTGCTTTTGCTCACTTTAAATACCATGCAGGGTTTAAAAAGAAAATTGAAGATGAAATTGCAAGAGCTCAACACTATGACGGCGCAAAAGAATATAAAAGATATTCTGCAATGTTAGCAGAAGGTAGTGGTAATTTTGGTAACAAGGCCGTTTCAAAAATGTACGTCACTTTTGACGATCTGAGGAAATAG